A genomic region of Rubrivirga sp. SAORIC476 contains the following coding sequences:
- a CDS encoding integron integrase, whose amino-acid sequence MATSTRSPLLDAVRTACRIRHYSIRTESAYVSWVKRFCLFHRDDEGRPRHPKMLAEPEVVAFLAYLAEDRNVAASTQNQALAAILFLYDAVLEQPLGDVREFPRAKRPRRLPVVLTRAEVEAVLARLGGVDRLIVSLLYGSGLRLLEGLRLRVKDVELDAGRLVVREGKGDRDRITMIPSAVEVPLRAQLDVVRARHARDRAAGFGSVYLPSALDHKYPGAATEVGWQYVFPAASLSVDPRTGERRRHHRTESPVQRAVRKASRAAGIEKPVSPHAFRHSFATHMLERGADIRTVQELLGHKDVRTTEIYTHVLNRGVRGVVSPLDGLAVGSAAVR is encoded by the coding sequence ATGGCCACATCGACCCGCTCCCCCTTGCTCGACGCGGTGCGTACCGCCTGCCGCATCCGGCATTACTCCATCCGCACCGAGAGCGCCTACGTCTCCTGGGTCAAGCGCTTCTGTCTCTTCCACCGCGACGACGAGGGCAGGCCCCGCCACCCCAAGATGCTCGCCGAACCTGAGGTCGTGGCCTTCCTCGCGTATCTCGCCGAAGATCGCAACGTGGCCGCGTCGACCCAGAACCAGGCCCTCGCCGCCATCCTCTTCCTCTACGACGCGGTCCTGGAGCAGCCCCTCGGCGACGTGCGCGAGTTCCCGCGCGCCAAGCGACCCCGCCGGTTGCCCGTCGTCTTGACCCGTGCCGAGGTCGAGGCGGTCCTGGCCCGCCTCGGGGGCGTCGACCGCCTGATCGTCTCCCTGCTCTACGGGTCCGGGCTGCGGCTGCTCGAAGGGCTCCGCCTCCGGGTCAAAGATGTCGAACTCGATGCTGGACGCCTCGTCGTGCGAGAGGGGAAAGGCGACCGGGACCGAATCACCATGATCCCGTCGGCTGTCGAGGTCCCCCTCCGTGCCCAGTTGGATGTCGTCCGGGCCCGCCACGCCCGGGACCGGGCCGCCGGATTCGGATCGGTGTACCTGCCCTCGGCACTCGACCACAAGTACCCCGGCGCCGCCACCGAGGTCGGGTGGCAGTACGTCTTCCCGGCCGCGTCCCTCTCCGTCGACCCGCGCACAGGCGAGCGCCGTCGTCACCACCGGACCGAGTCCCCCGTTCAGCGGGCCGTCCGCAAGGCCTCGCGGGCAGCGGGGATCGAGAAGCCAGTCAGCCCCCACGCCTTCCGACACTCCTTCGCCACCCACATGCTCGAACGTGGCGCCGACATCCGCACCGTGCAGGAGCTGCTGGGCCATAAGGACGTGCGCACCACCGAGATCTACACGCAC